A portion of the Tenacibaculum todarodis genome contains these proteins:
- a CDS encoding pyridoxal phosphate-dependent aminotransferase, whose protein sequence is MPSISKKGNAMPQSPIRKLVPFAENAKKKGTKVYHLNIGQPDIKTPQVALDAVKNNDIKTLAYARSEGSEEYRNKLVEYYKKHQVNVTANNIIVTTGGSEALLFTIGSITDPGDEIIIPEPFYANYNGFSTASGVKVIPVISKIEDNFALPKIEDFEKLITKKTKAILICNPGNPTGYLYSKEEIQKLKEIVLKHDLFLIADEVYREFTYDGLEHTSVMALDGLEQNSIIIDSVSKRYSMCGARIGCIVSKNEDFINTAIKFAQARLSPPTYALIASEAALDTPQQYFDDVKEEYVERRNTLITELQKIDGVKVANPKGAFYCVVELPVKDSDRFAQWILEDFNYNNETVMVAPASGFYSTPGEGKNQVRIAYVLNKKDLIRSVEILGEALKQYPN, encoded by the coding sequence ATGCCTTCTATATCAAAAAAAGGAAATGCAATGCCACAAAGTCCAATTAGAAAATTGGTGCCATTTGCAGAAAACGCTAAGAAAAAAGGTACAAAAGTGTACCATTTAAATATAGGTCAGCCAGATATTAAAACCCCACAAGTAGCTTTAGACGCTGTAAAAAACAATGATATTAAAACATTGGCTTACGCACGCTCTGAAGGTTCTGAAGAATATAGAAACAAACTAGTAGAGTATTATAAAAAACACCAAGTTAATGTAACTGCTAACAATATTATTGTTACTACTGGTGGTTCTGAGGCGTTACTTTTTACTATTGGAAGTATTACAGATCCAGGTGATGAAATTATTATCCCTGAACCTTTTTATGCAAATTACAACGGCTTTTCTACAGCTTCTGGAGTAAAGGTTATTCCAGTAATTTCTAAAATTGAAGATAACTTTGCATTGCCAAAAATTGAGGACTTTGAAAAATTAATTACTAAGAAAACAAAGGCAATATTAATTTGTAACCCTGGAAATCCAACTGGATATTTATATTCAAAAGAAGAAATTCAAAAATTAAAAGAAATTGTTTTAAAACACGATTTATTTTTAATTGCTGATGAAGTATATAGAGAATTCACCTACGATGGTTTAGAACATACTTCTGTAATGGCATTAGATGGTTTAGAGCAAAATTCTATAATTATAGACTCTGTTTCTAAACGTTACAGCATGTGTGGTGCAAGAATTGGTTGTATTGTTTCTAAAAATGAAGACTTTATAAATACCGCTATTAAATTTGCACAAGCTAGGTTGAGTCCACCAACGTATGCTTTAATTGCAAGTGAAGCTGCTTTAGATACGCCTCAACAATATTTTGATGATGTTAAAGAAGAATACGTTGAGCGTAGAAATACATTAATTACAGAATTACAAAAAATTGATGGTGTTAAAGTTGCCAATCCAAAAGGTGCTTTTTATTGTGTAGTAGAATTACCCGTAAAAGATTCTGATCGTTTTGCACAGTGGATTTTAGAAGACTTTAATTATAATAACGAAACTGTTATGGTTGCTCCTGCCAGCGGATTCTATTCTACTCCTGGCGAAGGAAAAAATCAAGTTAGAATAGCTTATGTTTTAAATAAAAAAGATTTAATTAGATCTGTAGAAATTTTAGGAGAAGCTTTAAAACAATATCCAAATTAA
- the murB gene encoding UDP-N-acetylmuramate dehydrogenase, which produces MNIQQNISLKRYNTFGISVNAKRFISITSVYELQQLLKIEKDIFLISGGSNMLLTKDINKLVVHIDIKGISIDRENYNDIYLTVNAGENWHEFVLWCVSQNYGGIENLSLIPGNVGTCPIQNIGAYGVEVKDTITQVEAIEIETGKLVVFPAKECQFGYRNSIFKNEVKGKYVITSVSFQLTKNEHKLNTSYGAIETELTSKNIENPTLKDVSDAVISIRQSKLPDPKKIGNSGSFFKNPVILKSLFDKLQKKHPKIPSYPVSDETLKVPAGWLIEQSGFKGKRFGEFGVHEKQALVLVNYGNASGKEIFALAQKIQKTIKENFEIDLEIEVNIIT; this is translated from the coding sequence TTGAATATTCAACAAAACATATCGCTTAAAAGATACAATACGTTTGGTATTTCTGTAAATGCCAAACGTTTTATTTCTATCACTTCTGTATATGAATTACAACAACTTCTAAAAATTGAAAAAGACATTTTTTTAATTTCTGGTGGAAGTAATATGCTGCTTACAAAAGATATTAATAAATTGGTTGTGCATATTGATATCAAAGGGATTTCAATAGATAGAGAAAATTATAACGATATTTATTTGACCGTAAATGCTGGTGAAAATTGGCACGAATTTGTTTTGTGGTGTGTTTCTCAAAATTATGGTGGAATTGAAAATTTATCGCTAATCCCTGGTAATGTAGGTACTTGTCCAATTCAGAATATTGGTGCGTATGGTGTTGAAGTAAAAGATACAATTACACAAGTTGAAGCCATTGAAATTGAAACTGGAAAATTAGTAGTATTTCCTGCTAAGGAATGTCAATTCGGATACAGAAATTCTATTTTTAAAAATGAAGTAAAAGGTAAGTATGTAATAACTTCAGTTAGTTTTCAATTGACAAAAAATGAGCATAAGTTAAATACTTCTTATGGAGCAATTGAAACTGAATTGACTTCAAAAAATATAGAAAACCCTACTTTAAAAGATGTCTCTGATGCAGTTATTTCAATCAGGCAAAGTAAATTACCTGATCCTAAAAAAATAGGAAATAGTGGAAGTTTCTTTAAAAATCCTGTGATTTTAAAATCGCTTTTTGATAAACTTCAGAAAAAGCATCCTAAAATACCAAGTTATCCTGTTTCAGATGAAACTTTAAAAGTTCCTGCGGGTTGGTTAATTGAACAAAGTGGATTTAAAGGGAAACGTTTTGGTGAATTTGGTGTACATGAAAAGCAAGCATTAGTTTTGGTAAATTATGGTAATGCTTCTGGTAAAGAAATTTTCGCGCTTGCGCAAAAGATTCAAAAAACTATCAAAGAAAACTTTGAAATTGACTTAGAAATTGAAGTGAATATTATTACATAA
- a CDS encoding DUF1573 domain-containing protein has translation MNKGLLLGLGLLFSVGVSAQEFQFEKETINYGKVAKGSDGKRIFEFTNIGDAPLIIEDIKTSCDCAVPESPKRPIMPGEKSTLTVEYDTSKTGGFSKTITIFSNAKSEIKKIKVKGYISK, from the coding sequence ATGAATAAAGGTTTATTATTAGGTTTAGGATTACTTTTTTCTGTTGGAGTTTCTGCACAAGAGTTTCAATTTGAAAAAGAGACTATTAATTATGGAAAAGTTGCCAAAGGTTCTGACGGAAAACGCATTTTTGAGTTTACCAATATTGGTGATGCTCCACTAATTATAGAAGACATTAAAACTTCTTGTGATTGTGCTGTGCCTGAAAGCCCTAAAAGACCGATAATGCCTGGAGAAAAATCTACGCTAACTGTAGAATATGACACTTCTAAAACTGGTGGTTTTTCTAAAACTATTACCATTTTTTCAAATGCTAAAAGTGAGATAAAAAAAATTAAAGTAAAAGGATATATATCTAAATAA
- a CDS encoding DUF1573 domain-containing protein: protein MKLVFTLFFVGLLNVTINAQEFKFEKELINYGKIAQGSDGTRVFEFTNVGEEPITITRVSSSCGCTIPKKPEQPIMPGEKGKIEVSYDTKRLGGFSKTITIFSNAKTERKKIKIKGYISKEILPEKEKSMLSDS from the coding sequence ATGAAGTTAGTATTTACACTGTTTTTTGTTGGTTTATTAAACGTAACAATAAACGCGCAAGAGTTTAAATTTGAAAAAGAACTAATTAACTATGGTAAAATAGCACAAGGTTCTGACGGAACACGTGTTTTTGAATTTACTAATGTTGGTGAAGAACCAATAACTATTACAAGAGTTTCTTCTTCTTGTGGATGTACAATTCCTAAAAAACCAGAACAACCTATTATGCCAGGTGAAAAAGGAAAAATTGAAGTTTCTTACGACACTAAACGTTTAGGTGGTTTTTCTAAAACAATTACCATATTTTCTAACGCTAAAACTGAACGTAAGAAAATAAAGATTAAAGGATATATTAGTAAAGAAATACTACCTGAAAAGGAAAAAAGTATGCTATCAGATAGTTAG
- the aqpZ gene encoding aquaporin Z, producing the protein MKKYFAELFGTFWLVFGGCGSAIFAAAFPELGIGFAGVALAFGLTVLTMAYAVGHISGGHFNPAVSFGLWAGGKFSAKELIPYIVSQLVGAILAAGALYFIVSGKAGFDGVGGFAANGYGELSPGGFNITSAFVAEFLLTMFFLLIILGSTNERAPKGFAPIAIGLGLTLIHLISIPITNTSVNPARSMSQALFADGAYLAQSWLFWVAPIAGAIVAGFIHKALFDKE; encoded by the coding sequence ATGAAAAAATATTTTGCTGAATTATTCGGTACATTCTGGTTAGTATTTGGAGGTTGTGGTAGTGCAATTTTTGCAGCTGCTTTTCCAGAATTAGGAATCGGTTTTGCCGGTGTAGCATTAGCCTTTGGTTTAACAGTATTAACAATGGCATATGCTGTAGGTCATATTTCTGGAGGGCATTTTAACCCAGCAGTTTCTTTTGGTCTTTGGGCTGGAGGAAAATTTTCTGCAAAAGAATTAATACCTTATATCGTTTCTCAATTAGTAGGAGCAATTTTAGCAGCAGGTGCTTTATACTTTATTGTTTCTGGAAAAGCCGGATTTGATGGTGTTGGCGGTTTTGCAGCTAATGGTTATGGAGAATTATCTCCTGGAGGTTTTAATATTACTTCTGCTTTTGTTGCAGAATTCTTATTAACAATGTTCTTTTTGCTAATTATTTTAGGAAGTACAAACGAAAGAGCACCAAAAGGTTTTGCACCAATTGCAATTGGTTTAGGTTTAACTTTAATACACTTAATTAGTATTCCTATTACAAATACATCGGTAAATCCTGCACGTTCTATGAGTCAGGCATTATTTGCAGACGGTGCTTATTTAGCACAATCTTGGTTATTTTGGGTTGCACCAATTGCAGGAGCAATTGTAGCAGGTTTTATACACAAAGCCTTATTTGATAAAGAATAG
- a CDS encoding membrane or secreted protein yields the protein MKLLLLTLALLGLAVAGIAIKIWAKKDGKFAGTCASQNPMLNESGESCGFCGKTPEQYADCAEPQHN from the coding sequence ATGAAATTACTTTTATTAACTTTAGCTTTATTAGGTTTAGCTGTAGCTGGAATTGCTATTAAAATTTGGGCAAAAAAGGACGGTAAATTTGCAGGTACATGTGCAAGTCAAAACCCAATGTTAAATGAGAGTGGGGAATCTTGTGGTTTCTGCGGAAAAACACCAGAACAATATGCAGATTGTGCTGAACCTCAACACAATTAA
- a CDS encoding aspartyl protease family protein has translation MINNLIILPLEINGKELNFILDTGVNKTILFNLSQNDSIGLKNIETIALQGLGGGKPVDALLSKNNRFRIKNLISSNEELYVVLKDDFDLSGKMGITIHGIIGHKLLKNVIIRINYKTKKIDFYNPKYYKYKKCKRCETFPLEFYRNKPYINVSAQIDTLGNNITDLKMLIDSGGSDAMWLFENTKVEIKTPIKHFNDLLGEGLSGAIYGNRSKIPYIKIGRFVVKKPTVSFLDSISTFNARKFKERNGSIGGTILKRFKVIIDYPNKKISLKKNASLKDGFYYNMSGLSVVFIGKKLIREEQETKVIGAYGTNNGSSSNNTLSLVTSYTYKFKPSYKVNNVVSGSPSAFAGIKKDDIILEINNKPVHNYTLDEITSLFQKKPNRKIKMLVERKGLKLKFEFKLKERI, from the coding sequence TTGATTAATAACTTAATTATTTTACCATTAGAAATTAATGGAAAAGAGCTAAACTTTATTTTAGATACAGGAGTAAATAAAACCATACTTTTTAATTTATCTCAAAATGATAGTATTGGGTTAAAAAACATAGAAACTATTGCTTTACAGGGTTTAGGTGGTGGAAAGCCTGTAGATGCTCTTTTGTCTAAAAATAACCGCTTTAGAATTAAAAATTTAATTAGTAGTAATGAAGAGTTATACGTTGTTTTAAAGGATGATTTTGATTTGTCTGGAAAAATGGGAATTACAATTCATGGGATTATCGGGCATAAATTACTTAAAAATGTAATTATAAGGATAAATTATAAAACAAAGAAAATTGATTTTTATAACCCTAAATATTATAAATATAAAAAGTGTAAAAGATGTGAAACTTTTCCGCTAGAGTTTTATAGAAATAAACCTTATATAAATGTAAGTGCTCAAATAGACACGTTAGGGAATAATATTACAGATCTTAAAATGCTAATAGATTCTGGCGGAAGTGATGCAATGTGGTTATTTGAAAATACCAAGGTAGAAATTAAGACACCAATTAAACATTTTAATGATTTACTTGGTGAAGGTTTAAGTGGTGCTATTTATGGAAATAGAAGTAAAATTCCCTATATTAAGATTGGTAGGTTTGTTGTTAAAAAACCAACTGTATCTTTTTTAGATTCAATATCTACATTTAATGCCCGAAAATTTAAAGAACGAAATGGAAGTATTGGTGGTACAATTTTAAAACGATTTAAAGTTATAATTGATTATCCAAATAAAAAAATTTCACTAAAAAAGAACGCATCTTTAAAAGATGGATTTTATTATAACATGAGTGGTTTAAGTGTTGTTTTTATTGGGAAAAAATTAATAAGAGAGGAACAAGAAACTAAAGTTATTGGTGCTTATGGTACTAATAATGGATCTAGTAGTAATAATACTTTATCTCTTGTCACCAGTTATACTTACAAATTTAAACCCTCATATAAAGTAAATAATGTGGTAAGTGGTTCTCCATCTGCTTTTGCTGGAATAAAGAAAGATGATATTATTTTAGAAATAAATAATAAACCAGTTCATAATTATACATTAGATGAGATAACCTCTTTGTTTCAGAAAAAGCCAAATAGAAAGATAAAAATGCTTGTAGAAAGAAAAGGGTTAAAACTCAAATTTGAATTTAAACTGAAAGAAAGAATATAA